In the Cytobacillus luteolus genome, AGAACGTTCAGCAAGTGAAGCGAGCTTTAGTTTTGTTTTTAAGAGTGTTGAGGTGACTCTTATGTGTTACTTTAATACAACTATTAAGACAGACCCTTACCGAATTCCTGTTAAGTTAAGGGAAAAAGAGGTATGGTGCCAATCACTCTATTCTTATGAATATTCTGCAAAGTTGGAATTTGTGAAGCCGATCCGTCAATTCTTACGAGACAAACAACAAGAAATGAGTACAGACAATGAAATTGCCTGGAATCAAAACAATTACTTAGCGCTATTAAATCGGTATGGTAATCCAACTGATATTGTAGGGAAAATAAAAGAGAATCCTAAGTGGCGCCTACATCCTTTCTATAAATATATGAGTGATATTAATGGTAAAAGTGTGGTTCATTTGATGGGGTCAAATGGAATAAAAGGAATCGCTATGGCCTTATTAGGGGGCAATGTAACTGTAGTTGATTTTTCAAAAGAGAATGAAAGGTTTGCGATGGAGCTTGCAGAGGCAGCAGATGTCTCACTTAACTATGTAGTAGAAGATATTTTAAGGGTACAGGATAAATTACCTGGGGAATCAGCAGACATCGTCTTGATGGAGTTAGGTGTTCTACATTACTTTATAGATCTTATTCCGCTTGCTTCAGTTATAAGTAAGTTACTAAAAGCTGGCGGTACCTTTATTCTGCACGAATTTCACCCGGTCTCAACTAAGCTTATTACTTCTGCAGGGAAAAAACATAAGGTGACAGGTAATTACTTTGAACCTTCTATAAAGGAAGGAAATGTTGCATTTACAAA is a window encoding:
- a CDS encoding class I SAM-dependent methyltransferase, with the translated sequence MEQVNYWDVVGELAEVLTQANIPYQFIEATALCIQGVRLPSEEKVELLFQWDLLESTYELFKKHNPTPVERSASEASFSFVFKSVEVTLMCYFNTTIKTDPYRIPVKLREKEVWCQSLYSYEYSAKLEFVKPIRQFLRDKQQEMSTDNEIAWNQNNYLALLNRYGNPTDIVGKIKENPKWRLHPFYKYMSDINGKSVVHLMGSNGIKGIAMALLGGNVTVVDFSKENERFAMELAEAADVSLNYVVEDILRVQDKLPGESADIVLMELGVLHYFIDLIPLASVISKLLKAGGTFILHEFHPVSTKLITSAGKKHKVTGNYFEPSIKEGNVAFTKHMPTEEQSSLTKVYQRQWTLGEIITSFAREGLYVEILEEEPNHKLHDIGLPKTFTMVARKR